One Succinispira mobilis DSM 6222 genomic window carries:
- the hemZ gene encoding coproporphyrinogen dehydrogenase HemZ — protein MEKNKYFLENLTDFTQPLKLVADIAELYALKYSADLLTVKYIIKLKKRLGAVELTILSAGEVLFAKNIDLLEIPEHKHKQQVKLSLFLAFRQIFPARKIAWGILRGVRPLKLVSKLLKKFQEPELVRSYLIDNYALTAEKATLAIEVARAQNHLLAGYGKQDISIYIGIPYCNTKCSYCSFPSSLLPNQAETIEIFLQTIEQDIQNVLQLTNEYNLNVACLYIGGGTPTSFSETHFRKFVDILKRYFPRTVKREFTFEAGRVDSLSKLKLEQMHVLGINRISLNPQTLNEKTLKLIGRQHSLSEFYKWYYYVKTNYPEWTINADIILGLPQENIEDVRFTLSQLKEFKPHNITIHTLAFKKGTELFQDVGRYYQVNTLSQMAILASDFMQKLNQEAYYLYRQHYILGNLENIGYAIKGYECVYNAMIMSEKFTVLGIGPSATTKIISDNGKITTFFMPKNVETYISEIENLLTKREQLFRNAIKKQE, from the coding sequence ATGGAGAAAAATAAATATTTTTTAGAAAACTTGACTGATTTTACCCAACCATTAAAGTTAGTTGCAGACATAGCTGAACTTTATGCTTTAAAATATTCAGCAGATCTGTTAACGGTTAAATATATTATTAAACTTAAAAAAAGATTAGGTGCAGTAGAATTAACAATTTTATCAGCTGGGGAAGTGCTGTTTGCGAAAAATATTGATTTGTTAGAAATTCCAGAACATAAGCACAAGCAACAAGTTAAATTGAGCTTGTTTTTAGCATTTCGACAAATATTCCCGGCAAGAAAAATTGCTTGGGGTATTTTACGAGGTGTACGTCCCTTAAAACTAGTTAGTAAATTATTAAAAAAATTTCAAGAGCCTGAATTAGTGCGTAGTTATCTAATAGATAACTACGCACTAACAGCGGAAAAAGCTACACTAGCAATTGAAGTAGCGAGAGCTCAGAATCACCTGCTTGCTGGTTATGGTAAGCAGGATATTTCTATCTATATTGGCATACCATATTGTAATACTAAGTGCAGCTACTGTTCTTTTCCTAGCAGTTTACTCCCAAATCAAGCTGAAACTATAGAAATATTTCTACAGACAATTGAACAAGATATACAAAATGTGTTACAATTAACAAATGAGTATAACTTAAATGTGGCTTGTTTGTATATTGGCGGGGGAACTCCGACAAGTTTTTCAGAAACACACTTTAGGAAATTTGTTGACATATTGAAGCGCTATTTTCCTCGAACTGTAAAACGTGAATTTACTTTTGAGGCTGGTAGAGTTGACAGTTTAAGCAAATTAAAATTAGAACAAATGCATGTTTTAGGAATTAATAGAATAAGTTTGAATCCCCAAACTTTAAATGAAAAAACTTTAAAGCTAATTGGAAGGCAACATAGTTTGTCAGAATTTTATAAGTGGTATTATTATGTTAAGACTAATTATCCAGAATGGACAATTAATGCAGATATAATTTTAGGGTTGCCACAGGAAAATATAGAAGATGTAAGGTTTACTTTATCACAGTTAAAGGAGTTTAAACCACATAATATTACAATTCATACGTTGGCGTTTAAAAAGGGAACTGAGTTATTTCAAGATGTTGGTAGATACTATCAAGTTAATACTTTAAGCCAGATGGCTATTTTAGCTAGTGATTTTATGCAAAAGCTTAACCAAGAAGCGTACTATTTATATAGACAACATTATATTTTGGGTAATTTAGAAAATATCGGCTATGCAATTAAAGGCTATGAATGTGTCTATAATGCAATGATTATGAGTGAAAAATTTACCGTATTAGGAATTGGGCCTTCAGCAACTACTAAAATTATTTCAGACAATGGGAAAATAACAACTTTTTTCATGCCAAAGAATGTTGAAACTTATATAAGCGAAATTGAAAATTTGTTAACAAAGCGTGAGCAACTTTTTAGAAATGCTATCAAAAAACAGGAGTGA